ATCTCGCCGTACATGCAGAAGGCGATCGTCGCGATCGAGGACTCGCGCTTCTACCAGCACGGCGCGATCGACCTGAAGGGCATCCTGCGTGCCCTGAACCAGAACGCGCAGAACGGCGGAGTGGCCCAGGGCGCCTCCACACTCACCCAGCAGCTGGTGAAGAACTACTTCGTGGAGGAGGCCGGCGACGACCCGACGAAGGTCGCCCAGGCCACCCAGCAGACCCTCGGCCGCAAGATCCGCGAGCTCAAGTACGCGATCCAGCTCGAGGAGAAGCTCGGCAAGAAGAAGATCCTCGAGAACTACCTGAACATCACGTTCTTCGGCCAGCAGGCCTACGGCATCGAGGCCGCCGCCCAGCGCTACTTCTCCAAGCCCGCCAAGCAGCTGAACCTCCAGGAGTCGGCGCTGCTCGCGGGCATCGTCCAGTCACCCAGCCGGTACGACCCGGTCAACGACGAGGCGGAGGCCACCAAGCGCCGCAACACCGTGCTGCAGCGCATGGCCGATGTGCACGACATCTCGCAGCAGGAGGCCGACGAGGCCAAGGAGAAGAAGCTCGGCCTGAACGTCAGCAGGCCGAAGAACGGCTGCATCACGGCCGTCAAGGGCGCCAGCTTCTTCTGCAAGTACGTGGAGCATGTCTTCCTGAGCGACCCGGTCTTCGGCAAGACCAAGGAGGCCCGGGCGAAGATCTGGAACCAGGGCGGCCTGACCATCCGCACCACGCTCGACCCGCAGTCCCAGGAGTCGGTGCAGGCCTCGCTCAAGTCGCACGTCAACAAGTCGGACTCGGTCGCCGCGGCGGCCACGCTGGTCGAGCCGGGCACCGGAAAGATCGTCGGCATGGGCCAGTCGAGGCCGTACGGCTACGGGAAGAACGAGACGGAGTACAACTTCTCGGTCGACTACGCCATGGGCGGCTCGAACTACGGTTTCCCGACCGGTTCGACCTTCAAGCCGTTCGTGGCGGCGGCCGCTCTGGAGCAGGGCCGGCCGGTGACGCAGGAGTACTCGGCGCCGTACAAGATGCCCTACCCCAGCCCCGTACAGACGTGCAGCGGCAAGCCCTGGACCAACCAGGCCAACGAGCAGGTACCGAACGAGAGCACGTCCGAGGTCGGTCCGTACCGGCTGAAGAAGGCGATGGCCCTGTCGGTCAACACCTACTTCGTGCAGATGATCTCGGACATCGGCCTCTGCCCGGTGATACAGCAGATCGACAAACTCGGCGTGGTCCAGGGCAACGGCGACAAGCTCCCCGAGGTGCCCGCCATCTCCCTCGGATCCAAGGGCATCTCCCCGCTGACGATGGCCACGGCGTACGCCGCCTTCGCCTCCCGCGGCATGTACTGCACCCCGATCGCCATAGAGTCGATCACGCAGAAGATCGACGGCAAGGAGAAGGCCCTCGAGGTCCCGCGGTCGACGTGCGAGCGGGCGATGTCCGAGAAGACCGCGGACAGCATCAACACACTGCTGAGCGGCGTGGTCGACTCCGGTACGGGCCAGCAGGCCGGTCTCACCGCCCGCGCCAACGCCGGTAAGACGGGTACGACGGACGAGCGCAAGAACGCCTGGTTCGTCGGCTACACGCCGAACCTGTCCGGCGCGGTCTGGGTCGGCAGCCCCACCCAGCAGGTCAAGATGGTGAACATCCGCATCGGCGGCGTCTACCACGCCAAGGTGTACGGCGGCCAGGTCCCCGGGCCCATCTGGCGGGACCTGATGTCCGGCGCCCTCACGGGCAAGGAGGCCCCGTCCTTCAACCTGGTCGACATTCCCGACCTCGACAGGGACAAGGACAGGGACAAGGACAAGGGCCGGGACCGTGACGACGGGGACAACGGGAACGGGAACGGCCCGAACGGGAACACCATCGGCGGCCTGCCCACCGGCGGACCGTTCCCGACGCCTTCCTTCTCCATTCCCGAGGGATGGATTCAGGGGACCACCAACAGGGGCGGTGGAAACGGCGGCCAGCGCGGCTGACCCGTACCCGTATCCGTACCCGTCAGTCGCGACAGCCTCTTGAGGGGTACTCCCGCCCCTGAGTCGTAGGGCCACTCGGCAGGTGGCAGCAGAGTGGGCCAGGACGAACTCCTGGCCCACGAAGACTTTCCGGTTGCCGGCGTTCTGACGCCGCCTCAGCCCGCGAGCAGCTTCTTCACCACCGCGGCGACGCGACCGCCCTCGGCCTGGCCGGCCACCTTCGGGTTCACGATCTTCATGACCTGGCCCATGGCACGCGGCCCCTCGGCACCCGCCGCCTTCGCCTCTTCGACGGCCTGGGCGACGATCTGCTGAAGCTCGTCGTCGGACAGCTGCTTGGGCAGGTACGCGGCGAGAATCTCGCCCTCCGCCTTCTCCCGCTCGGCCGACTCGGCGCGACCGCCCTGCGCGAAGGCGTCCGCGGCCTCGCGGCGCTTCTTCGCCTCGCGGGTGATCACCTTCTGCACTTCGTCGTCGGAGAGTTCGCGCTTGGTCTTGCCCGCGACCTCCTCCTTGGTGATGGCGGCGAGGGTCAGCCGGAGCGTCGAGGAGCGGAGCTCATCGCGCTCCTTGATCGCGGCGTTGAGGTCATCCTGCAGCTTCGACTTGAGCTTGGTCATGCCGACGATTGTCGCAGGTGTGGTGAGGCGGTCGCCTGTTGATTTCGGAGCGCGCTGTCGCTGCGATCGGGGTGGGCTCGGGTTGGGCGCGGGTTGCGCTCGGCGGGGCGTCCTCGGGATGTGCTCGGTTTGTGCTCGGCGGGGCGTCCTCGGGTTGTCCCCGGGTTGTCCCCGGGTTGTCCACAGGCGGGCACGCGGGCTCGCGAGGGTCTGACACGATGGAGGTATGCGCGCGCGATACGGAGTACCCCTGGGAATCACGGCGGTGGGCGCCGCCGGTCTGTTGTACGCGGCGGGTTTCGAGGCCCGTTCCTTCCGCCTGCGGCGGGTGACGGTCCCGGTCCTGCCGCCGGGGATGCAACCGCTCCGCATCCTCCAGGTCTCCGACATCCACATGGTGAGCGGACAGCGCAAGAAGCAGCGCTGGCTGCGCTCCCTGGCCGGCCTGCGCCCCGACTTCGTGATCAACACCGGGGACAACCTCTCGGACCCTGAGGGCGTGCCCGAGGTCCTGGACGCGCTCGGCCCCCTGATGGAGTTCCCGGGGGCGTACGTCTTCGGTTCGAACGACTACTACGGCCCCAAACTCCGCAACCCCGCCCGCTACTTGATCGAGAAGACCCAGGGCCGCCACGGCCTGAACGGCAACGCACCCGTGGTGGGAGCCATCCACAACCCGTGGGAGGACCTGCGCGACGGTTTCGACACGGCGGGCTGGCTGAACCTGACGAACACGCGGGGGACGCTGAAGGTCGAGGGCATGGAGATAGAGCTGACCGGCCTCGACGACCCGCACATCAGGCGCGACCGCTACGCGCGCGTGGCCGGCGGCCCGTCGGAGTCGGCCGACTTCTCGATGGGCGTGGTCCACGCCCCGTACCTGCGCACCCTGGACGCCTTCACCGCCGACGGCTACCCGCTGATCCTCGCCGGCCACACCCACGGCGGCCAGCTCTGCCTCCCCTTCTACGGCGCCTTCGTCACCAACTGCGACCTGGACACGGACCGCGTAAAGGGCCTGTCCACGCATACGGCGGAGGGCCGGACGGCGTACATGCACGTCTCAGCGGGCTGCGGAACGAACCGCTACACGCCGGTACGGTTCGCCTGCCCGCCGGAGGCGTCGCTGTTGACGTTGGTGGAGCGGCCGTAGTTGGCGTTGATGGAGCGGCGGTAGGGGGAGCAGGCGGGGGCGGCTGACGGCGCGGCCCATGGACGGCTCGAGCGGGTGCCGTAACGAGCCGGTGCCGTCACGAGAGCCGCTGTCAGTGCGATCCGCCGCCGAACCGTTCGGTGCGATCCGCCGCCGATCCGATCCCTCCGCCACTCCGCGCGTCACCGAACCGAGCCCCCAGTCGGTGTGAGCCCCTGCCGAACCAGCCCCCTGTCGGCGACAAGGCGGGCGGGCGTAACCCACCCAGGCGACCCATATCGCCCGATTCGCCCGATCCGCTTAGCGTGGGGCCATGATCGCCCCCATCCCCAGGGACATACCCGACCTCCCCGCGATACCGGGTATCCCACCGCCTGTCCCCTTCATCGTCCCCGCGGGCGCGGTGGTCGCGCCCGCGCGCCGCCCGGCGGCGGCGGCCTTCCGCCTCCTCGTGGCCCTCGCGGCGGTAGCAGGTGTGACCATCGACCTGATCCTGGGCAGCCCGCTGCGGGTCCTCAGCTACTTCTCCATCCAGAGCAACGTGGTCGTGGCCATCGCCTTCGCCGCCTCGGCCTGGCACGCGTGGACGGCCCGCCGCCCCCTGCCCGGCGCAGTGACGGGCGGCACACTCGTCTACATCGTGATCACGGGCCTGGTCTACCACCTGATCCTGGCGAACCAGTCCGGCGGCTTCTCGATGACCGGAGAGGCCGACTCACCCTCGGGCTGGCAGGCGGTGGCCAACCAGCTGCTGCACACGGCGACGCCGATCGCGGTACTGATCGACTGGCTCCTGCTGACCAGCCCGACCCCGCTGACCGTACGCAACGCGGCGACCTGGGTTCTCTACCCCGTCGTCTACCTGGGCTTTTCCCTGGCCCGCGGCGCAGCAATGTCCCCCGGCACCCCGGACCGCTACCTCTACCCGTTCGTGGACGCCGAGCGGCACGGCTACGGCTGGGTCCTCGGCAACGCCGCGATCCTCGGCGTCGCCTTCTGCGCCCTGGCCCTCCTGACCGTCACCCTCGACCACCTCCGCCCCGACCCCGTCCGCCGCCGCGTCAGACGCCCCGAAAACCGGATTTCGTCTCCGGCCACCGGTGGGCTAAAGTAAACGACGTCGCCGCGACAAGCAGCGACAATCGGGGTGTAGCGCAGCTTGGCAGCGCGCTTCGTTCGGGACGAAGAGGTCGTGGGTTCAAATCCCGCCACCCCGACAGTGAAACACCAGGTGAGGCACCTACCAGTTTTGGTAGGTGCCTCACCTGTTTCGTCTGCGTGTCTATCTGCGTGACTACCGCTCCGGATCCCGCTTGAAGATGCCGTCCATGACCACGGCGCCGGTCTGGATCACGGGGCGGATCTGCTTGCGGTAGACCTCCTCGGTCACGGCCGTACCGGAGTGGCCGACGAGCCGAGAGATCTCCTCCAGGGGCACCCTTCGGTCCGAGAGCAGCGACACGAAGCTGTGCCGGAGCTCCCGGGGCGTCCACTCGTCAGCGTTGACCCCCTCGGCGTCCTTGAGCGCCTGGCGAAAAGCCCGCCGTACGTTGGTCGCGTCGAGCGGCTTGCCCACGGCCGACGAGAAGACCAGCCCGTGTTCCTCCCACTCGTCACCAGCGGCGAGCCGTTATCGAAGTGCTGCCAGAGGACATCGACGCAACGTGCCGGCAGAGCGAGCGTGCGCCGAGACTTCCTGGTCTTCGTGTCCCCACCGCGCCGGACCGAGCGCCACACGGCAATGTGCGGAGGCTGCGGCGGGTCGGCGTCGGGCCTTCCCTTCAGGAACACGTGGTCCCAGGTCAGCGCCCGCAGTTCCTCGGTCCGTGCGCCGGTCAGCAGGGCGACGACGATGTACGCGTGCATCGAGGTCCCCTCGGCCGCCCTCAGCACCGCCTCGGCCTGGGCGAAGGTGAGCGCCTTGGACGGCCGCCCCGGCTGACCCTGAGGTACCGAGCACAGCTCGACGACATTGCGCTTCACCTTGTCGCGCGCCATGGCCCGCTTGACCGAGCGGTTCAGGCAGGAGTGGACATCTTGCAGTGTGCGTGTGCTGAGCGTTTTGGCCCTGGCAGCCAGCCAGCGGTCGACGTCTTCCGCGCTGAGGTCTCGGAGCTTCCGGGCGCCTAGGGCCGGGATCACATGCTTCTGGCTCAAAGTGGTGCATTTCTCGACCGTGCGGGGGTCGCGACCAGCCAGGCCGTATGTAAGCCAGTCGTTCACGGCGTCGGCGACTGTGTAGCCCGTGGGCGCGATCGCCAGACCGTCCTCGTGGTCCCGCAAGACCTCCTTGAACTTGTTCTTCGCCTCCGTCTTGGTCTTGCCGCTCCCCCGCTTGACGATCCGCTTGCCGCTCGGATCGAAACCGAGGTTCGCCGTGGCGATCCACCGCTGTCTCTTCTCATCCCAGTACAGGCCGCCGTCACCGCTCCGGTGGTGTGCGGTACGGGTGATCTCGCGGGAGTCGACCGTGGATGGGGTGTCGTGGCGGGGGTCCGTGAGTCGGTGCCGCCGTCCTGATGAGCGACGTCACCCCCCAGGACTTCGGCGACGTCTACGTGAAGCTGGCCGGCGTCTCGACGAAGTGCTCGCTGTTCACCTTCCGCCTGTCGTACTCGGGCAAGGCGGCCCACCGGATCTTCGCCTCGGAGGGACAGGAGGCGTTCTTCGAGGGACACGTGCATGCCTTCAGGGTGCTGGGCGGTCATGTGCGTGACAACTCTTCGGCGATCTCGTGTTCCCGGTCAGGATGGTCGCTCCGTCGAGGAACGCTCCCCGGACCGGGCCGACATGCGAGCTCGCGAGTGGGCCCGCGTCCCGGCCGGAATCGCGGACACCATGCAGCACTACTGCGGTTGAACTCGCAGTGGCGGGTGGGGATCTGACGTTTCATGATCGTTGCGGTATGCCGGAGCTATGAGGTACGCGCAGGGAGGCGGGCTGACACCGAAGAAGCAGGCTGCTCGTGAACAGCTGAGGCTGGAGGCCGCGGAGCGGTTCGCGCGGGGGGAGAAGACCAGGGACGTCGCGCGTGAGCTTCGGGTCGGGGAGCGCCAGGTGGAGAAGTGGCGCAGAACGTGGCGTGAGGGCGGGGCGGAGGCGCTGCGGTCGAAGGGGCCGATGTGCGTGGAGCTTTTGAGCCCTGCTCAATGGGAGCGTCTCGTGCGGGAGTTGGAGCGCGGCACCCTGGCGCACGGGTGGGATGAGGAGCAGGGCTGGACGCTGGTGCGGATCCGTGCGCTGATCATCCGGTTGTTCCTGGTGGAGTACACGGTGCAGGGGGTCTGGAAGCTGATGCGACGGCACGGGTGGTCCCCGCAGGTGCCGGCCCGGCGGGCGCTGGAGCGGGACGACGCGAGTGTCGAGCGGTGGCGGAGCGAGGTGTGGGAGACGGTAAAGCCACCGCGGCGGCCCAGGACGCCTACATCTGCTTCGAGGACGAGGCAGGACAGGGGCTGAGGCCGCCGAAGGGGCACACGTGGGCACCGAGAGGTCGGACACCGCAGGTGCGAGTGCGTGGCTCGAACCGGGGACGGGTCTCCGTGGCGGGCGTGGTCTGCTACAAGAGCGGCGAACGATCCCGCCTGTTCTACCGGTTGCACATGTACCGGGGGCGGAAGGGCGAGGCGAAGAGCTTCGGATGGCAGGACTACCGCGACCTGATCGTCGTGGCGCACAACCAGCTCAAGGCCCCCGTGGTCTGGGTCTGGGACAATCTCAACGTCCACCTGGTCGACGAGCTCGCGCTGTTCTTCATGGAGAACGAGGAGTGGCTGACGGTGTTCCAGTTGCCGTCGTACGCTCCTGAGCTCAATCCGCAGGAGGGCATCTGGTCGCTGGTCAAGCGTGGCCTGGCCGACTTCGCCGCCGCCAACCTCGACCACCTGTCCCGCATCATGAAGCGCAAGCTCAAGAAGATCCAGTACCGCCCGGAACTGATCGACGGCTGCCTCACCGAGACCGGGCTGATCATGAGTGCCGGATGATCGCCGGGCCCGCCACCGCGAGTTCAACCGCAGTATCTCCAGCAGATCGCCGGGACGATGCGGCGGGGCACCGTGAAGAATGCCGAGCTGACGCTGCGGGAGTTCGCACTGCTTATCGCCGCAGCCAGTGCGCTAGGAAATCAGCCAGGCCCGCATCATCGGAACCACGTACTCTCTGAAACACAGAAGCGTTTTCCACCGAGCCGACTGTCTGACCATATGGGCGACAACATCAGAAAACATCCGACACACTAGCGCGCAGGGAACCCGAATATTCCTGCCGGGTTCCCTGCACAGATCAAGGCTGCTAGGAGGCCTTGGTCATAACTCCCGCGCTGACGGAGAAGGTCTCGGGCGGGCACCAGACGATAGAGTCGCCACTGGACTTCCAGGTCGCGGACTCCCGTGTCACCTTGGAGCCGTCAAGGTATCGCTTGCACACGACGATCGCCTTGTAATGCCCACCATTGCTCTTGCTGCAGTTCGCGATCGCGCCCTGATGCCCGTCCGGGTTGTACTTTGAGTAAGTGCAACCGCTCGGGTGAGCCTTCACACTGATGTCGCCAACCGTGGAGGCCGCCATAGCCTCCCCCTGGAGTCCCAGGACGGACACCGCCAGCGCACCGCCGGAGATCAGCACTGCCAAATGCTTCTTCATACCCTGAGCTCCCTCTTGATCGCTTCCGTGAAACCGTAGACTGACGTGCGATGTTTGCGGTCTTCCCACTAGGGCTTGGTCTCGACGCCCGCGGACGAGGGATTAGTTGACCCGTTGCAATACGCGAAAGAGACGGTCCCTCCGGTTCTTTGCCAGTTGCCCTCGGCGGTCGTCTTCTTTCCGGTCTCCGGATCCTTGCAGACCGCGATGGCACGGAAGGCGCCGCCGTTACCCTTCTTGCAAATGGCCCAAGTGCGGTACGCGTCCGCTATTCCATAGGTGCAGCTGCTTGGGCGGGCTTTCAC
This genomic interval from Streptomyces dengpaensis contains the following:
- a CDS encoding transglycosylase domain-containing protein, producing MPKKRSGGGLSPTQQAAKFLGVSVLAGAVMAGIALPAVGALGLAAKGSVQGFDEIPDNLKSPSLSQRTTILDSKGGQIATVYSRDRTVVDLKDISPYMQKAIVAIEDSRFYQHGAIDLKGILRALNQNAQNGGVAQGASTLTQQLVKNYFVEEAGDDPTKVAQATQQTLGRKIRELKYAIQLEEKLGKKKILENYLNITFFGQQAYGIEAAAQRYFSKPAKQLNLQESALLAGIVQSPSRYDPVNDEAEATKRRNTVLQRMADVHDISQQEADEAKEKKLGLNVSRPKNGCITAVKGASFFCKYVEHVFLSDPVFGKTKEARAKIWNQGGLTIRTTLDPQSQESVQASLKSHVNKSDSVAAAATLVEPGTGKIVGMGQSRPYGYGKNETEYNFSVDYAMGGSNYGFPTGSTFKPFVAAAALEQGRPVTQEYSAPYKMPYPSPVQTCSGKPWTNQANEQVPNESTSEVGPYRLKKAMALSVNTYFVQMISDIGLCPVIQQIDKLGVVQGNGDKLPEVPAISLGSKGISPLTMATAYAAFASRGMYCTPIAIESITQKIDGKEKALEVPRSTCERAMSEKTADSINTLLSGVVDSGTGQQAGLTARANAGKTGTTDERKNAWFVGYTPNLSGAVWVGSPTQQVKMVNIRIGGVYHAKVYGGQVPGPIWRDLMSGALTGKEAPSFNLVDIPDLDRDKDRDKDKGRDRDDGDNGNGNGPNGNTIGGLPTGGPFPTPSFSIPEGWIQGTTNRGGGNGGQRG
- a CDS encoding GatB/YqeY domain-containing protein: MTKLKSKLQDDLNAAIKERDELRSSTLRLTLAAITKEEVAGKTKRELSDDEVQKVITREAKKRREAADAFAQGGRAESAEREKAEGEILAAYLPKQLSDDELQQIVAQAVEEAKAAGAEGPRAMGQVMKIVNPKVAGQAEGGRVAAVVKKLLAG
- a CDS encoding metallophosphoesterase; the encoded protein is MRARYGVPLGITAVGAAGLLYAAGFEARSFRLRRVTVPVLPPGMQPLRILQVSDIHMVSGQRKKQRWLRSLAGLRPDFVINTGDNLSDPEGVPEVLDALGPLMEFPGAYVFGSNDYYGPKLRNPARYLIEKTQGRHGLNGNAPVVGAIHNPWEDLRDGFDTAGWLNLTNTRGTLKVEGMEIELTGLDDPHIRRDRYARVAGGPSESADFSMGVVHAPYLRTLDAFTADGYPLILAGHTHGGQLCLPFYGAFVTNCDLDTDRVKGLSTHTAEGRTAYMHVSAGCGTNRYTPVRFACPPEASLLTLVERP
- a CDS encoding Pr6Pr family membrane protein, with product MIAPIPRDIPDLPAIPGIPPPVPFIVPAGAVVAPARRPAAAAFRLLVALAAVAGVTIDLILGSPLRVLSYFSIQSNVVVAIAFAASAWHAWTARRPLPGAVTGGTLVYIVITGLVYHLILANQSGGFSMTGEADSPSGWQAVANQLLHTATPIAVLIDWLLLTSPTPLTVRNAATWVLYPVVYLGFSLARGAAMSPGTPDRYLYPFVDAERHGYGWVLGNAAILGVAFCALALLTVTLDHLRPDPVRRRVRRPENRISSPATGGLK
- a CDS encoding IS630 family transposase (programmed frameshift), with amino-acid sequence MRYAQGGGLTPKKQAAREQLRLEAAERFARGEKTRDVARELRVGERQVEKWRRTWREGGAEALRSKGPMCVELLSPAQWERLVRELERGTLAHGWDEEQGWTLVRIRALIIRLFLVEYTVQGVWKLMRRHGWSPQVPARRALERDDASVERWRSEVGDGKATAAAQDAYICFEDEAGQGLRPPKGHTWAPRGRTPQVRVRGSNRGRVSVAGVVCYKSGERSRLFYRLHMYRGRKGEAKSFGWQDYRDLIVVAHNQLKAPVVWVWDNLNVHLVDELALFFMENEEWLTVFQLPSYAPELNPQEGIWSLVKRGLADFAAANLDHLSRIMKRKLKKIQYRPELIDGCLTETGLIMSAG